In one Anas platyrhynchos isolate ZD024472 breed Pekin duck chromosome 8, IASCAAS_PekinDuck_T2T, whole genome shotgun sequence genomic region, the following are encoded:
- the LOC101799139 gene encoding regulator of G-protein signaling 16 isoform X4, with product MPRAKELKSRLGILLHKPELAHRIGAAGKLQLGSRQRDSSREVLEWRESFDQLLKSKNGVTAFHTFLKTEFSEENLDFWLACEDFKKTRSKTKLASKANRIFEEFVQSEAPREVNIDHETREITRKNLSGATSACFNEAQAKTRTLMEKDSYPRFLKSASYQDMTKQAASRGTSKRLHT from the exons ATGCCCCG AGCCAAGGAACTCAAGAGCCGCCTGGGGATCCTGCTCCACAAACCAGAGCTGGCACACCGCATCGGGGCGGCCGGCAAGCTGCAGCTGGGCTCCAGGCAGAG AGACTCCTCACGAGAGGTGCTCGAGTGGAGGGAATCCTTCGATCAGCTCCTGAAGAGTAAAA ACGGGGTGACCGCCTTCCACACCTTCCTCAAGACAGAGTTCAGTGAGGAGAACCTGGACTTCTGGCTGGCCTGCGAGGACTTCAAAAAGACCCGGTCGAAAACCAAGCTGGCCTCCAAGGCCAACAGGATCTTCGAGGAGTTCGTCCAAAGCGAGGCGCCCAGGGAG gTGAACATCGACCACGAAACCAGGGAGATCACCAGGAAGAACCTCTCGGGGGCCACCTCTGCTTGCTTCAACGAAGCCCAGGCCAAGACCCGCACGCTGATGGAGAAGGACTCCTACCCCCGCTTCCTCAAGTCCGCCTCCTACCAGGACATGACCAAGCAGGCTGCCAGCCGCGGCACCAGCAAGCGCCTGCACACCTGA
- the LOC101799139 gene encoding regulator of G-protein signaling 16 isoform X1 encodes MSGKGFLRAGAGGTLSPPRKGLRGKGWGHAEHPSGLASGSRQRPGPGALLLAQRAKELKSRLGILLHKPELAHRIGAAGKLQLGSRQRDSSREVLEWRESFDQLLKSKNGVTAFHTFLKTEFSEENLDFWLACEDFKKTRSKTKLASKANRIFEEFVQSEAPREVNIDHETREITRKNLSGATSACFNEAQAKTRTLMEKDSYPRFLKSASYQDMTKQAASRGTSKRLHT; translated from the exons ATGAGTGGGAAGGGGTTCctcagggctggagctgggggaacCCTTTCCCCCCCAAGGAAAGGCTTACGTGGGAAGGGCTGGGGCCACGCAGAGCATCCCTCAGGTCTGGCAAGTGGGAGCAGGCAGCGACCTGGCCCCGGTGCCCTCCTCCTGGCCCAAAG AGCCAAGGAACTCAAGAGCCGCCTGGGGATCCTGCTCCACAAACCAGAGCTGGCACACCGCATCGGGGCGGCCGGCAAGCTGCAGCTGGGCTCCAGGCAGAG AGACTCCTCACGAGAGGTGCTCGAGTGGAGGGAATCCTTCGATCAGCTCCTGAAGAGTAAAA ACGGGGTGACCGCCTTCCACACCTTCCTCAAGACAGAGTTCAGTGAGGAGAACCTGGACTTCTGGCTGGCCTGCGAGGACTTCAAAAAGACCCGGTCGAAAACCAAGCTGGCCTCCAAGGCCAACAGGATCTTCGAGGAGTTCGTCCAAAGCGAGGCGCCCAGGGAG gTGAACATCGACCACGAAACCAGGGAGATCACCAGGAAGAACCTCTCGGGGGCCACCTCTGCTTGCTTCAACGAAGCCCAGGCCAAGACCCGCACGCTGATGGAGAAGGACTCCTACCCCCGCTTCCTCAAGTCCGCCTCCTACCAGGACATGACCAAGCAGGCTGCCAGCCGCGGCACCAGCAAGCGCCTGCACACCTGA
- the LOC101799139 gene encoding regulator of G-protein signaling 16 isoform X2, translated as MSCWMPRCPALSMCRGVAALPITCLERAKELKSRLGILLHKPELAHRIGAAGKLQLGSRQRDSSREVLEWRESFDQLLKSKNGVTAFHTFLKTEFSEENLDFWLACEDFKKTRSKTKLASKANRIFEEFVQSEAPREVNIDHETREITRKNLSGATSACFNEAQAKTRTLMEKDSYPRFLKSASYQDMTKQAASRGTSKRLHT; from the exons ATGAGCTGCTGGATGCCTCGGTGCCCAGCTCTCAGCATGTGCCGAGGGGTAGCCGCGCTTCCCATCACTTGCCTGGAAAG AGCCAAGGAACTCAAGAGCCGCCTGGGGATCCTGCTCCACAAACCAGAGCTGGCACACCGCATCGGGGCGGCCGGCAAGCTGCAGCTGGGCTCCAGGCAGAG AGACTCCTCACGAGAGGTGCTCGAGTGGAGGGAATCCTTCGATCAGCTCCTGAAGAGTAAAA ACGGGGTGACCGCCTTCCACACCTTCCTCAAGACAGAGTTCAGTGAGGAGAACCTGGACTTCTGGCTGGCCTGCGAGGACTTCAAAAAGACCCGGTCGAAAACCAAGCTGGCCTCCAAGGCCAACAGGATCTTCGAGGAGTTCGTCCAAAGCGAGGCGCCCAGGGAG gTGAACATCGACCACGAAACCAGGGAGATCACCAGGAAGAACCTCTCGGGGGCCACCTCTGCTTGCTTCAACGAAGCCCAGGCCAAGACCCGCACGCTGATGGAGAAGGACTCCTACCCCCGCTTCCTCAAGTCCGCCTCCTACCAGGACATGACCAAGCAGGCTGCCAGCCGCGGCACCAGCAAGCGCCTGCACACCTGA
- the LOC101799139 gene encoding regulator of G-protein signaling 16 isoform X3, which translates to MHPALLSLVARERKKQFGDRFIARSRRAKELKSRLGILLHKPELAHRIGAAGKLQLGSRQRDSSREVLEWRESFDQLLKSKNGVTAFHTFLKTEFSEENLDFWLACEDFKKTRSKTKLASKANRIFEEFVQSEAPREVNIDHETREITRKNLSGATSACFNEAQAKTRTLMEKDSYPRFLKSASYQDMTKQAASRGTSKRLHT; encoded by the exons ATGCACCCAGCACTGCTGAGCCTGGTTgccagggagaggaaaaagcaatTTGGGGATCGTTTTATTGCACGCAGCAGAAG AGCCAAGGAACTCAAGAGCCGCCTGGGGATCCTGCTCCACAAACCAGAGCTGGCACACCGCATCGGGGCGGCCGGCAAGCTGCAGCTGGGCTCCAGGCAGAG AGACTCCTCACGAGAGGTGCTCGAGTGGAGGGAATCCTTCGATCAGCTCCTGAAGAGTAAAA ACGGGGTGACCGCCTTCCACACCTTCCTCAAGACAGAGTTCAGTGAGGAGAACCTGGACTTCTGGCTGGCCTGCGAGGACTTCAAAAAGACCCGGTCGAAAACCAAGCTGGCCTCCAAGGCCAACAGGATCTTCGAGGAGTTCGTCCAAAGCGAGGCGCCCAGGGAG gTGAACATCGACCACGAAACCAGGGAGATCACCAGGAAGAACCTCTCGGGGGCCACCTCTGCTTGCTTCAACGAAGCCCAGGCCAAGACCCGCACGCTGATGGAGAAGGACTCCTACCCCCGCTTCCTCAAGTCCGCCTCCTACCAGGACATGACCAAGCAGGCTGCCAGCCGCGGCACCAGCAAGCGCCTGCACACCTGA
- the LOC101799139 gene encoding regulator of G-protein signaling 16 isoform X5, whose protein sequence is MELRSGEPSGKAKEREKEKGKRAHRDSSREVLEWRESFDQLLKSKNGVTAFHTFLKTEFSEENLDFWLACEDFKKTRSKTKLASKANRIFEEFVQSEAPREVNIDHETREITRKNLSGATSACFNEAQAKTRTLMEKDSYPRFLKSASYQDMTKQAASRGTSKRLHT, encoded by the exons ATGGAGCTGAGGTCTGGGGAGCCGTCGGGGAAggcaaaagaaagggaaaaagagaaaggaaagagggCCCACAG AGACTCCTCACGAGAGGTGCTCGAGTGGAGGGAATCCTTCGATCAGCTCCTGAAGAGTAAAA ACGGGGTGACCGCCTTCCACACCTTCCTCAAGACAGAGTTCAGTGAGGAGAACCTGGACTTCTGGCTGGCCTGCGAGGACTTCAAAAAGACCCGGTCGAAAACCAAGCTGGCCTCCAAGGCCAACAGGATCTTCGAGGAGTTCGTCCAAAGCGAGGCGCCCAGGGAG gTGAACATCGACCACGAAACCAGGGAGATCACCAGGAAGAACCTCTCGGGGGCCACCTCTGCTTGCTTCAACGAAGCCCAGGCCAAGACCCGCACGCTGATGGAGAAGGACTCCTACCCCCGCTTCCTCAAGTCCGCCTCCTACCAGGACATGACCAAGCAGGCTGCCAGCCGCGGCACCAGCAAGCGCCTGCACACCTGA
- the RNASEL gene encoding 2-5A-dependent ribonuclease isoform X1, with translation MSRMQMPVSACLLCSPPENTTEIPGNPGAQEAATSSSMEAADGLASKLNVAVINSEREKVLELLEEGADVNSKVEFGWTPLQSAAQAGNKDMVQLLLDRGACPHARKDNGATAFIVAAIVGNVEILELLFGYGVDINDHDDNGFTALMEAALYGKEEALRYLHSKGADVNMRRVTSEEKEKLNKGGRTALMDACRNGHFSIVKTLVKDMGADLNICDNKDRNALIHALKVHERKVSEAVSIVHFLLDCSVNVRCRDEIGKTALILAVEMQNKCLVKAFLDKDEINIDDADEDGNTALMVAVENNDCDIAEMLCEKGARTDIGNLIAIANRKYSNTMQRLLRKYNAKHVPARYENWEPKSKCWRSQLQRLHKIYRPMIGKLKVFQYIRQRIQSTSRGGIYLGLHGGTEVAVRIFLSAQGSEEKEFLDRCGDCEHLLKLFQFEKEKGYMYLCFPLWEKNLEEHLQDPEDEKDYKGILKMIFQAVRELHSLGFAHQALRPSNFLIDLAGKIYLADFDNSRVLIEGNKELISSDLQDLSRLVLYVLAGGRKPLCEVSIEDLDANSPDYEEALDLIECLASHDDQGWWGLSKHPYFWSKQTRFNLLKSTWNKIKDLQWDEDLFETINASSPYPCWTEMIHPKVLRIMEKSSYGKKFYYKSNVTDLLRFIRNLDEHPNERISEITGDYAKYFLTKFPALTIYVYNRLRQHPEYSHFVDIQDPPL, from the exons ATGTCGCGTATGCAAATGCCGGtttctgcctgcctgctgtGTTCTCCTCCCGAAAACACCACCGAAATACCAGGTAACCCTGGGGCGCAGGAGGCAGCCACCTCATCCAGCATGGAGGCTGCAGATGGTCTTGCCTCCAAGCTAAATGTTGCCGTGATAAACTCCGAAAGAGAAaaggtgctggagctgctggaggaaggggCAGACGTGAACTCCAAAGTGGAGTTTGGCTGGACACCGCTGCAGAGTGCTGCGCAGGCTGGGAACAAGGACATGGTCCAACTCCTGCTGGACAGAGGCGCGTGTCCACACGCCAGGAAGGACAACGGTGCCACTGCCTTTATTGTGGCAGCGATTGTGGGAAACGTGGAAATCCTGGAGCTCCTTTTTGGTTATGGGGTTGATATCAATGATCATGACGACAACGGCTTCACAGCTCTCATGGAGGCTGCTTTGTATGGGAAGGAGGAAGCCCTGAGATACCTGCATAGCAAAGGGGCAGATGTGAACATGAGGAGGGTAACCAGCGAGGAGAAGGAGAAACTGAACAAAGGGGGCAGGACTGCACTGATGGATGCCTGTAGGAATGGCCACTTCTCAATTGTAAAAACTCTTGTCAAAGATATGGGGGCTGATCTGAACATTTGTGACAATAAAGACAGAAATGCCTTGATCCATGCCCTCAAGGTCCATGAGAGGAAAGTATCTGAGGCTGTCTCTATAGTCCATTTCCTGCTGGACTGTAGTGTTAATGTCAGATGCAGAGATGAAATTGGGAAAACTGCCCTCATCCTAGCTGTTGAAATGCAGAACAAGTGTTTGGTGAAAGCTTTCTTGGACAAGGATGAAATAAATATCGATGATGCAGATGAGGACGGCAACACAGCACTGATGGTGGCTGTGGAGAATAATGATTGTGATATTGCAGAGATGTTGTGTGAAAAAGGGGCAAGGACTGACATTGGGAATCTTATTGCTATTGCAAATAGAAAATATTCTAATACAATGCAACGTCTTCTTCGCAAGTACAATGCCAAGCATGTCCCAGCAAGATATGAAAACTGGGAGCCAAAGAGCAAATGCTGGAGGAGCCAGCTGCAACGCCTTCATAAAATCTATCGGCCCATGATTGGCAAACTAAAGGTATTTCAGTACATCCGTCAGAGAATCCAGAGCACCTCCCGGGGTGGCATCTACCTGGGGCTCCACGGTGGGACAGAAGTGGCAGTAAGAATATTCCTCAGCGCACAGGGTAGCGAAGAGAAGGAATTCCTCGACCGGTGTGGTGACTGCGAGCATCTACTGAAGCTCTTCCagtttgagaaggaaaaaggctACATGTACTTGTGCTTCCCTCTCTGGGAGAAAAACCTTGAAGAACACCTGCAGGACCCAGAAGATGAAAAGGATTACAAGGGCATCCTGAAGATGATCTTCCAGGCAGTGAGAGAGCTGCACTCCCTTGGATTTGCTCACCAAGCTCTGCGTCCCAGCAACTTCTTGatag ATTTAGCTGGAAAAATTTACTTGGCGGATTTTGATAACAGCAGAGTGTTGATTGAAGGCAACAAGGAACTTATAAGCTCAGACTTACAG GACCTCAGCAGGCTCGTGCTATATGTCTTAGCAGGGGGTAGGAAACCCCTTTGTGAAGTCAGTATTGAGGATTTGGATGCAAATTCCCCAGATTACGAGGAGGCTCTGGACCTTATAGAGTGCCTGGCCTCTCACGATGACCAGGGATGGTGGGGTCTGAGCAAACACCCCTATTTCTGGAGCAAACAGAC CAGGTTCAACCTCCTGAAGAGTACCTGGAATAAAATCAAGGATCTCCAATGGGATGAAGATCTTTTTGAAACTATTAATGCTAGCAGTCCTTACCCGTGCTGGACTGAGATG ATTCATCCAAAGGTTCTGCGTATCATGGAAAAATccagttatggaaaaaaattctATTATAAAAGCAATGTCACAGACCTTCTGAGGTTCATCAGAAACCTGGATGAACACCCCAATGAAAG gATCAGTGAAATAACAGGGGACTATGCTAAGTATTTCCTGACGAAATTTCCAGCACTGACCATTTATGTCTACAACCGTTTGCGCCAGCATCCCGAATACAGCCACTTTGTAGACATTCAGGATCCTCCTCTGTAG
- the RNASEL gene encoding 2-5A-dependent ribonuclease isoform X2: MSRMQMPVSACLLCSPPENTTEIPGNPGAQEAATSSSMEAADGLASKLNVAVINSEREKVLELLEEGADVNSKVEFGWTPLQSAAQAGNKDMVQLLLDRGACPHARKDNGATAFIVAAIVGNVEILELLFGYGVDINDHDDNGFTALMEAALYGKEEALRYLHSKGADVNMRRVTSEEKEKLNKGGRTALMDACRNGHFSIVKTLVKDMGADLNICDNKDRNALIHALKVHERKVSEAVSIVHFLLDCSVNVRCRDEIGKTALILAVEMQNKCLVKAFLDKDEINIDDADEDGNTALMVAVENNDCDIAEMLCEKGARTDIGNLIAIANRKYSNTMQRLLRKYNAKHVPARYENWEPKSKCWRSQLQRLHKIYRPMIGKLKVFQYIRQRIQSTSRGGIYLGLHGGTEVAVRIFLSAQGSEEKEFLDRCGDCEHLLKLFQFEKEKGYMYLCFPLWEKNLEEHLQDPEDEKDYKGILKMIFQAVRELHSLGFAHQALRPSNFLIDLAGKIYLADFDNSRVLIEGNKELISSDLQDLSRLVLYVLAGGRKPLCEVSIEDLDANSPDYEEALDLIECLASHDDQGWWGLSKHPYFWSKQTFNLLKSTWNKIKDLQWDEDLFETINASSPYPCWTEMIHPKVLRIMEKSSYGKKFYYKSNVTDLLRFIRNLDEHPNERISEITGDYAKYFLTKFPALTIYVYNRLRQHPEYSHFVDIQDPPL; encoded by the exons ATGTCGCGTATGCAAATGCCGGtttctgcctgcctgctgtGTTCTCCTCCCGAAAACACCACCGAAATACCAGGTAACCCTGGGGCGCAGGAGGCAGCCACCTCATCCAGCATGGAGGCTGCAGATGGTCTTGCCTCCAAGCTAAATGTTGCCGTGATAAACTCCGAAAGAGAAaaggtgctggagctgctggaggaaggggCAGACGTGAACTCCAAAGTGGAGTTTGGCTGGACACCGCTGCAGAGTGCTGCGCAGGCTGGGAACAAGGACATGGTCCAACTCCTGCTGGACAGAGGCGCGTGTCCACACGCCAGGAAGGACAACGGTGCCACTGCCTTTATTGTGGCAGCGATTGTGGGAAACGTGGAAATCCTGGAGCTCCTTTTTGGTTATGGGGTTGATATCAATGATCATGACGACAACGGCTTCACAGCTCTCATGGAGGCTGCTTTGTATGGGAAGGAGGAAGCCCTGAGATACCTGCATAGCAAAGGGGCAGATGTGAACATGAGGAGGGTAACCAGCGAGGAGAAGGAGAAACTGAACAAAGGGGGCAGGACTGCACTGATGGATGCCTGTAGGAATGGCCACTTCTCAATTGTAAAAACTCTTGTCAAAGATATGGGGGCTGATCTGAACATTTGTGACAATAAAGACAGAAATGCCTTGATCCATGCCCTCAAGGTCCATGAGAGGAAAGTATCTGAGGCTGTCTCTATAGTCCATTTCCTGCTGGACTGTAGTGTTAATGTCAGATGCAGAGATGAAATTGGGAAAACTGCCCTCATCCTAGCTGTTGAAATGCAGAACAAGTGTTTGGTGAAAGCTTTCTTGGACAAGGATGAAATAAATATCGATGATGCAGATGAGGACGGCAACACAGCACTGATGGTGGCTGTGGAGAATAATGATTGTGATATTGCAGAGATGTTGTGTGAAAAAGGGGCAAGGACTGACATTGGGAATCTTATTGCTATTGCAAATAGAAAATATTCTAATACAATGCAACGTCTTCTTCGCAAGTACAATGCCAAGCATGTCCCAGCAAGATATGAAAACTGGGAGCCAAAGAGCAAATGCTGGAGGAGCCAGCTGCAACGCCTTCATAAAATCTATCGGCCCATGATTGGCAAACTAAAGGTATTTCAGTACATCCGTCAGAGAATCCAGAGCACCTCCCGGGGTGGCATCTACCTGGGGCTCCACGGTGGGACAGAAGTGGCAGTAAGAATATTCCTCAGCGCACAGGGTAGCGAAGAGAAGGAATTCCTCGACCGGTGTGGTGACTGCGAGCATCTACTGAAGCTCTTCCagtttgagaaggaaaaaggctACATGTACTTGTGCTTCCCTCTCTGGGAGAAAAACCTTGAAGAACACCTGCAGGACCCAGAAGATGAAAAGGATTACAAGGGCATCCTGAAGATGATCTTCCAGGCAGTGAGAGAGCTGCACTCCCTTGGATTTGCTCACCAAGCTCTGCGTCCCAGCAACTTCTTGatag ATTTAGCTGGAAAAATTTACTTGGCGGATTTTGATAACAGCAGAGTGTTGATTGAAGGCAACAAGGAACTTATAAGCTCAGACTTACAG GACCTCAGCAGGCTCGTGCTATATGTCTTAGCAGGGGGTAGGAAACCCCTTTGTGAAGTCAGTATTGAGGATTTGGATGCAAATTCCCCAGATTACGAGGAGGCTCTGGACCTTATAGAGTGCCTGGCCTCTCACGATGACCAGGGATGGTGGGGTCTGAGCAAACACCCCTATTTCTGGAGCAAACAGAC GTTCAACCTCCTGAAGAGTACCTGGAATAAAATCAAGGATCTCCAATGGGATGAAGATCTTTTTGAAACTATTAATGCTAGCAGTCCTTACCCGTGCTGGACTGAGATG ATTCATCCAAAGGTTCTGCGTATCATGGAAAAATccagttatggaaaaaaattctATTATAAAAGCAATGTCACAGACCTTCTGAGGTTCATCAGAAACCTGGATGAACACCCCAATGAAAG gATCAGTGAAATAACAGGGGACTATGCTAAGTATTTCCTGACGAAATTTCCAGCACTGACCATTTATGTCTACAACCGTTTGCGCCAGCATCCCGAATACAGCCACTTTGTAGACATTCAGGATCCTCCTCTGTAG
- the RGSL1 gene encoding regulator of G-protein signaling protein-like, producing the protein MTATATIASTDMGLLLRDEVFVDFFNTFLNLPVFGQTPFYTSSTGQWDLWPELPSQLDASPPALLAWLAKHRLPHFCRSSLCLHLVLCQKLLGFIRSEEAEKLLNWRSADRWLLEKCISGSQGMWRFRASTQGTAGEELTNFWLSTERLLGLDESDAAQQDLYLALMNRLKATHLREGSSVLTLCGTLAGSSRKARHAGAIGTRREMLVKMQQRALFIIQSYWLPKFLIQCKMGIEEEKLCWPLLQEYQERVAQGSTQEPLGVSDDLFAMHITKSQDPSGPYCSKKAKEKVWALVKEGRDTQEAKTSFQAQPERQPGPAGSVKRSQPGKEVLGPGPASAAFGGKERATSPKRPRPKAELAIRLEDLCEKKVLSSLRSSTPLAKLLTPKTPAKTLRLLPWALSADSCAGRPFRDFLKCQGQTTETRLLDLWHDLEEFLPAVLDPSRENSFFLRHLIADRILKTYLEESAVQQLPLEARTLQGLREHLASGEFTPWIFRAQKEICKVLCIFYEKFLADDDKTFLQFMSPQGNVPAPEVQGHPVRKEECFLLSERINESLKLSQALHGTRNLEGLSSEHWRAWATRHLQQGGSGQAETDLVSTADADSQKVTSNEPAAEKAPLPADSPSKDNEISSPKSPPPAAEPENKKKRTAPGRKTKSSTAKVTSAVVEKPTKRPRHFVKVLHNPAHLQYFRQFLEERNADQPVRFWMAVEKLVAEPTAKIKSALVSSIVRNYFHGDVPAEELLDCHASIIKEIREAEVVTPFMLLTAQVFVQKAMEKRWFKEYQDLFPPSETPKSNLHLRHRMGKFTTDSLKCAWFTIHDIVKSICKFHREMNDDKCRMEFEGFLRKERENKEENLPPTTMRSSSTTSTLHSHDVSSGSLQDKDMALVKRQLFDNQLITVNFLVDDLRFYLEINKFSRLADSAEALAAHNMRSDKEVAFLKRKAAIISKLFLNSDIPPKLRVNISEDDRDLIWTLSSKGLLNRLLYHKAKVTLLPILIHFWKRFCNWKVMKSFRVSTVERETASLPSTNACSEVSDIYNPSNHVVIMFTLLGGIRILLPHSQKKKELQKELLEEQRDSENHHEKHLPLSKPVGLPAGQAQVERQMSQHLTHAEQGRDVLQGSGS; encoded by the exons ATGACAGCCACCG CAACCATAGCCTCTACGGacatggggctgctgctgagagaTGAAGTTTTTGTCGACTTTTTCAACACGTTTCTGAACCTTCCT GTATTTGGCCAGACGCCCTTTTACACCAGCAGCACGGGGCAGTGGGACCTGTGGCCAGAGCTGCCCAGCCAGCTG GATGCCAGCCCCCCGGCTTTGCTGGCCTGGCTGGCGAAGCACCGCCTGCCTCACTTCTGCAGATCCAGCCTCTGCCTCCACCTCGTCCTCTGCCAGAAGCTCCTGGGTTTCATTCGGTCGGAGGAAGCAG AGAAACTGCTGAACTGGCGGAGCGCGGACCGGTGGCTGCTGGAGAAGTGCATCAGCGGCAGCCAGGGCATGTGGCGCTTCCGAGCCTCCACGCAGGGCACGGCAG GGGAAGAACTGACCAACTTCTGGCTCAGCACCGAAAGGCTGCTGGGGCTCGACGAGTCGGACGCAGCACAGCAGGACCTCTACCTGGCCCTGATGAACAGGCTGAAAGCCACCCACCTGCGCGAAGGCTCCAGCGTCCTCACCCTCTGCGGCACCCTGGCTG GGTCATCGCGCAAAGCCAGGCACGCTGGGGCCATCGGCACCCGGAGGGAGATGCTAGTCAAGATGCAGCAACGCGCCCTGTTTATAATTCAGAGTTACTGGCTCCCTAAATTCCTCATCCAGTGCAAGATGGGCATAGAAGAAGAGAAGCTGTGTTGGCCTCTGCTGCAGGAGTACCAGGAGCGGGTGGCGCAGGGCAGCACACAGGAGCCCCTGGGCGTTTCGGACGATCTCTTCGCAATGCACATTACAAAGAGCCAGGACCCATCAGGGCCCTACTGCAGCAAGAAAGCCAAGGAGAAGGTCTGGGCTCTTGTCAAGGAGGGAAGAGACACCCAAGAAGCGAAGACAAGCTTTCAGGCACAACCAGAGAGGCAGCCAGGGCCAGCTGGGAGCGTGAAGAGATCGCAGCCGGGTAAGGAGGTTTTGGGACCGGGTCCTGCAAGCGCTGCCTTTGGGGGCAAAGAAAGAGCAACCTCTCCCAAAAGACCTAGACCCAAGGCAGAGCTGGCCATCCGTCTGGAGGACCTCTGTGAAAAGAAAGTCCTCTCTAGCCTGCGTTCCTCTACACCCCTTGCCAAGCTGCTGACCCCAAAAACGCCGGCCAAGACCCTGCGCCTCCTCCCCTGGGCCCTCAGTGCCGACAGCTGTGCGGGACGGCCCTTCAGGGACTTCTTGAAGTGCCAGGGCCAGACCACGGAGACTCGTCTGCTGGACCTGTGGCACGACCTGGAGGAATTTCTGCCCGCGGTGCTGGACCCCAGCAGAGAAAACAGCTTCTTCCTGCGCCATTTGATCGCGGACAGGATACTCAAGACCTACCTGGAGGAGAGCGCCGTGCAGCAGCTTCCCCTGGAGGCGAGGACCCTGCAGGGCCTGCGGGAGCACCTGGCTTCTGGGGAGTTCACCCCCTGGATATTCAGAGCCCAGAAAGAGATTTGCAAG GTCCTTTGCATCTTCTATGAGAAATTTCTGGCTGATGACGACAAGACCTTCCTCCAGTTTATG TCTCCGCAGGGCAACGTCCCAGCGCCCGAGGTGCAAGGGCACCCTGTCAGGAAAGAGGAATGTTTCCTCCTGTCCGAGAGGATAAACGAATCCTTGAAGCTGAGCCAGGCCTTGCATGGCACGAGGAATTTGGAAGGCCTCTCCTCCGAGCACTGGCGAGCCTGGGCCACTCGGCACCTCCAGCAAGGGGGCTCCGGCCAGGCAGAGACAGATCTCGTGAGCACGGCCG ACGCAGACTCCCAGAAGGTGACATCAAATGAGCCGGCCGCTGAGAAAGCCCCGCTGCCTGCAGACAGCCCAAGCAAGGATAATGAGATTTCATCTCCCAAAAGCCCACCGCCTG CTGCTGAGCCGGAGAACAAAAAGAAGAGGACTGCTCCTGGAAGAAAAACCAAATCGAGTACCGCAAAGGTCACCTCTGCCGTGGTAGAGAAGCCAACTAAAAGACCCAG GCACTTTGTGAAGGTGCTGCACAACCCTGCCCACCTGCAGTACTTCAGGCAGTTCCTCGAGGAGCGCAATGCAGATCAACCCGTGCGGTTCTGGATGGCCGTGGAGAAGCTAGTCGCAGAGCCCACTGCCAAGATCAAGAGCGCCCTCGTTAGCAGCATCGTCAGAAATTATTTCCACGGTGACGTCCCAGCTG AGGAACTGCTGGACTGCCACGCTTCTATCATCAAAGAAATCAGGGAGGCTGAAGTAGTCACACCCTTCATGTTGCTGACAGCCCAGGTCTTCGTCCagaaagcaatggaaaaacGATG GTTTAAGGAGTACCAGGACCTGTTTCCCCCGAGTGAAACTCCCAAGTCTAACCTTCATTTGCGGCACAGGATGGGAAAATTCACGACAGACAGCCTG AAGTGTGCCTGGTTCACCATCCACGACATCGTCAAGAGCATCTGCAAGTTCCATCGGGAGATGAACGACGACAAGTGCCGCATGGAGTTCGAGGGCTTTCTgcggaaggaaagagaaaacaaggaggAAA ACCTGCCCCCCACCACGAtgcgcagcagcagcaccacgagCACGTTACACTCCCACGACGTCTCCAGCGGCTCCCTGCAGGACAAGGACATGGCTCTGGTGAAACGCCAGCTCTTTGACAACCAGCTGATTACCGTCAACTTCCTCGTCGATGACCTCCGCTTTTATCTGGAGATCAACAA ATTTTCCAGGCTGGCTGATTCGGCCGAAGCTTTGGCAGCCCACAACATGCGCTCAGACAAGGAAGTCGCCTTTCTCAAAAGGAAAGCTGCCATCATCAGCAAGCTCTTCCTGAACTCCGACATCCCCCCCAAACTGCGG GTGAACATCTCTGAAGATGACAGAGACCTAATCTGGACCCTGTCTTCCAAGGGGCTGCTGAACCGCCTCCTCTACCACAAGGCCAAGGTCACCCTCCTCCCCATCCTGATACACTTCTGGAAGAG GTTCTGCAACTGGAAGGTGATGAAGAGCTTTCGGGTCTCCACGGTGGAGAGGGAGACAGCCTCATTGCCCAGTACAAATGCCTGTTCTGAAGTATCTGACATCTACAATCCAA gcAATCACGTTGTCATCATGTTCACCCTCCTGGGAGGGATCCGCATCCTGCTGCCACATtcccagaagaaaaaggagctgcaaaaggagctgctggaggagcagaggg ATTCAGAGAACCACCATGAGAAACATCTCCCACTCAGCAAGCCTGTagggctccctgcagggcag GCTCAGGTGGAAAGACAGATGTCCCAGCACCTTACCCAcgctgagcagggcagggatgTGCTTCAAGGAAGCGGAAGCTGA